The following nucleotide sequence is from Clupea harengus chromosome 17, Ch_v2.0.2, whole genome shotgun sequence.
AGTCTCAACTAAAGCAATCAGAGCTCCTTCTCAGATTACATTAAAAACCACCATGACTCTTCGAATACAAAAACCTATAATTTCCAGACAGTATGAAGTGTGTTTATGACTGTGCTGAAACAGACAGCCTTGCTCACTGCTTTTCTTCAATAATGGGAGTGTTTTGGGAGAGAAAATGCATGCGTCTGCAAAACTGACTCTTAAATTCTTGAGTACAGTGAGCAGTGAGTGCTAACGCAAACAGTATTCCATGGGGACACTATGAGACAGAGGAAGCTAATCCATGAAAGCAGATGACCTCAAGATGAACTACATTCAACCTAAGAATAGATGCAGTCCACTAATAGACATGAATGATGTATAGGTTATGAATATTAGATCAGGGAGAGCTGAAAACTCAACAAGTCTGATTTCTACCTCAACACTGCCACCTTATGGTAATAAAGAACTGGCAAATGGCAAAATTAGACTTTTAATTTGACTGTTTTGTAGTTAATTTGTTGAAACTCTCATTTCATGTTACTTCTACATAAAAGCCAGTGTATtgacatatataaaaaatacaGGAGTCTCCAATGACTCCAAGAGACATTTTTAAATCTTTAAATCCACCCAAATGATTGTTCATTGCAACGATTTGAACACTGCTAGGTAAAATGTGGTGATTATCTGTATTTGAGTGTGGACCAGGACTGGTGGAGAGATGGCCTAGGGACCTACCACATCAGGCCGCAGTCTGAAGACCAGTGGTACGGAGTAGAGAAGGGCATACAAAGTGCTGACCACTGACGAGCTCCAGGACTGGCGCACCTCTCGACTGCGCGGAATCCGATGAATGGTGTACTggtgaaagaaaaacacatccgatttaaataataataatcaaataaGATTGTAAAACACTGTGCTGCGGAGCTGTCTGTACTGTTTCAGACCGAGACAAGATATCAGTATCAACATGAAAATGGAGCTGACGATGTTTTGTGTGAGAAATCAACTTCATGATTTCATGTTGTCTAAAATACTGTTATATTACAGCCTAACTCTTCAAATGAACTAGCATGTAAGCTGCAACTTTTGTAAACTGACTTCAGACAATCCTGTGGATGGACAAATAATGAGGAATGTACCATTTATTAGCGTATGCATTATTCTGTGCGGCGCATGCAGTGCGCACGCACAAATCTACATGTCTTATTTGAGGTCACAGTTAAGTTCATGGGAATGTACTCTCACTGACCTGATGTTCCTTTAGTGCGTCTCCATGAGAGCTCTCAAAAGTGCGGATCTTGTCCTCACTCATCTGATCTGTGTCAGCTATGGCATAGTGCCGTGGTCTGTAGGACTGGGACAGACTTCCGACCAAGCGCAGAATCTCTGTTGTATGGCCACCTGTTGGACAAAATCACATCTTTATAAAACTGTAAGACAGAATCATACCGCAACCTACACATCTTAGTCATAGCACCTAGTGACAAATAGTTATCTAGGGGTTATGTTACAGTTTCACTCagtgtacagtgccctccacaattattggcacccctagtgaatatgagcaaaacaggctataaaaaatatgtctttgctgtttatcctcttggtctttcactcgaaatattcacaaaaatcttaccttttcagtgaagtaaaattattgaaagaaaaaaaaactgttgacattaaataaatatttttccccaaaacatgtgtgccacaattattggcacccctagaaaaatattataattaacatgtaactgaagtatatttccagtcatgttttacatttttaagttcacctgtttgataaggaactcttaagaggtcaaccatgacttcctgttccactggcgtacaaatattaaggggtgccaataattgtggcacacatgttttggggggaaatatttatttaatgtcaacagttttttttttttcaatagttttacttcaatgaaaaggtaagatttttgtgaatattttgagtgtaaTACCAAGAGGATatacagcaaagacatattttatagcctgttttgctcatatttactaggggtgccaataattgtggagggcactgtattaAGCTGTGTGTAATGAAAATGACATAGTATTGCTTAGTTTTGTTGGTACAAGACTTCACATTGTGTAAACAGGACAAATGAAGAGGTGTTTAAACATCAAATCAATCTAGAGATAATTTCCACAACCACACATAAAGCTAGATGGGAGGCTTGGTAGTCGCAGAACAATAGTCTAGCAGAAGTAAACTATGCGCAAATAGTTACAGACATCAGGTTAAATGTGATCGTCACTGGCGCAAGCCTTAACATGCTCTAATATTTCAAGTTTTGAACTGATAATGGGAAAACTGACAAGGAGCACATTTACCAACACTGATACTTAAAGTGTTACATAGCTATCACTGAAGGTACAACAAGCAAGAAGGCTGAATCCAggtgtgctaaaaaaaaaaggcaaaacatCTAGCTTAACATATGATGACACAGGCGACATTCTGATAAAAAAGAACGCCAACGTTACCCCTCTTTAGTGTGCATATCTACATAACCCGATTTTAAAACAGTGGCTGTAGGGGTAAACATGGGACAACTTCATATAGATGCCAGTGTGCTTGTTAGCAAAGTAGAAAGCTGGCTGTAATAACGTGTGCCTTACCAGATCCCGCTACGACTAGTATGCATACAGGACCCTTCGCTCCAGGCTTACACTCTGGACCTTCCCGTAGGACAACAAAAAGTCGTACTAAAAAACATAGGATGATCAAACTGCATCCGGATAATACTCCCAGTAATAACGTTTGCAGTTCCATCACGGCTCAATGTTAGCCACTTCATTAGCTAGTTAGCTCTGGCTAGTTAGCTGGAAACGCTTTCTTTTTAGTACAGCATGAACTGCTActaatataaaacattttttttcatgatCACGATATAATTTAACCAATGGCTTCAGCAAAACGTTATAGTTCACAATGACAGAGAAGCATGATTAAAAGCAACAGTGCTAACACGACAACTTTGTGATCATCAGTACGGCAGGCCATTGGCTCAAAACCTTGAAAACGCGTTTAGGGTAAAGGCATTGGTGAATTGAGATGATTAGAGCGACATCTGTTGGTTATGGCGTGTAAGTACCATTGATATATTAACAATatgtcattctttctttctttcacagctGTGTTGCCACATACACATCCAAACAAGGAAAACCCGGTTGTATATCTGATTACTGCATGTAATTTGTCAGCCTTTGAGGCTCAGTCGCTCTTGACATGGCTCGGTGGCTGTCAATGGTGAGTAGGAATTGGTGACACACTCTTGACCAGTAACACTCTCAGACTGCACATCTAATCCCAGACTAATGGGGCCTTCAGTTGTGGGTTATTTGTTTATCTGATATTTCCTGTTTGGGGGACATGATGCTATCTGGCTGTCCTCTtagtgtatttatttaatttacagCGTGGGGAAGTATATTGAAATCCCTtgacttttgttttgatttctcttcctgtttgtcaCATGTAGCCTAAAACTGGTTATCTCAGTTAAGTATTTTGCGTCACCAGGGCCCTTTGACGGCAAAAAGGCTAGCGGAAACGGCGAGGTCCGCGAGGCGAGGATTTTGGAAATAGGAGTGTCatattcttcactgacatgGAACATTTGCATGCACTAATCACAAAGTCTGATTTGTCGATCTAGCAAAAACCTTTGTGCGATTTGTTTAGTAAGTTACCAACTCAAACTCTCAAACTACGTTGCTTTCACACTGCTGAACCTCCTCAGTTTCCACAACATAGcatatgtaaatatacaataATTACATTTCTTGCTTTCACTTACCTGTTAGGTTAGATTAGGAATTTTGGATGCATCGACTGCACCAAATGGCCTACAGTTTGTTCCCAGACACATAACATTTCAATCTAATTATTATCAAATACCACCTGCTGTTGCAGTGAAAGCTTAATTATTTTGCATGACCACACCGTAGGCCTACGTAGGCTATGCTTTTGGGGGAAGGAGTGAAAGTTGCTTGTAGGCCTACAAAGAAAACCCAGTTTTGCTGACCTCTCCTCCACCGCAACAAGTGCcagaatgtctgctgaaacatttcacatttcCACAAAAATGTGAGCTATACATGTTTCTTTTCAGTGCCTAGCTCAGAGGTTGCAAATGTGTGCCATTAAATTAATTCAgattattaaattgaatatgtatTACAAGTTACGTATGTTTGGCCATTTTACATTCTAGACCTAAATAAATTCTCCAGAATAGATGTGAGATGGGCTATATTGATCTCACTAACAAGAACGCTAGCTTGTCATGGAATCTAAGTgagcaaaacattttctttctttacagGGTCAAAATCCCATATCGTGTCAGTTCGAGGGGATGTGGCTTATGCATTTTAAAACAGAtctgacaagctacaattatgtgtcaacgaatttaattgttttgaacaacagaagTAGCATTATGGTTTATTCCTTGTAAACATGCTCCTGGAGAATACTGTCCAGAACATCTCCAGAATACAATTGGTCAACTTTAACCAACCTCTACCGCTCTCTTTGACGCATGTCCTTTTTTGTGCAACAGTAAGCATGAGATGCCGTTTCCGCAAGACGTTTTCCCCCTCAAACCAGGGCCCCTGATGTCTTCAAGGCACAAGAAGGAACAACCCTTCCCTGCTTCTATAAATGAAACTCTAGACAACGCATCCATTTGGTTGATAAACCTTCTTTTTCCACTGTTACAAACAGTAAAGTCTGGGAAGTCATGTTTTGTTTACAAAGCTGCTCCAGGCCCCATTTGTGCTGTCTCTTTGGAGTGTGTTGTTCTGTTTACATGGCAAACATCTAAATTATAGCTCTGGTTGGGCTGACTGCTTGGAAATTGTACCTTAGTTCACCCTTAGGTGGCTTAATGCTATCTTTGTTCTAGTGGAGAAGACTGAGTTTGAATTACAGTGTTTTGGTCCACTTTGGGATTTAAAATCACATAGCTTTGACACCTGAAATAAGGCATTACGTGGGCTTTATGAAGGGTTTGGTTGACAGGACAAAAGGTCACTTACAGACGagattgcaaaaaaaaaaacttttcccCATGCAACAGCTTCTGGaaacaaatgaaatgatgaaatataATGATGATTGTCAGTGACAAGCAACATTCTCCTGGTTCATATTCATTGTGATCATTTCTATGTGATCTGCATTTACAGTCATTCACAGTCATTGGCGTGATATTAATGGTGTCAACTTCATCTCTGCACTtagtgtgttctgttctgtcctcaGAAAAGCAACATCAACCAACCATTAATCAGCCATTTATCAGACATCTTATTTAAATGTTCTTAAAACTCTTCTAATGGATATTTGAGATTTGCTGTCGGCGCCGGTGGTGATAAAAAAAACCCGTCTCCCACCACCGCAGCACTCTGGCCAGGCACAGCAGTTCACACCCAACTCCACGTTTCCTTGAGCGTTTCCTTGGCGCTAACACCAGTACCCGCCGATTCAATCACCGTCTTGGGTGACAATGAAGTGTTGAGTGGAACAAATGTGgcgggaggtggggggtgggggaggggttaCAGGGACTTGGCATTTGTCCCTAATTCTCAGAGTGGCCTGAAGAAACTTGGACGCTGGGACACAGCTGACCCCTTGGCCAAGGTCACGTGGTCATTCAACAGCCCACTCCTGACCCATGTACACACGGGGAGATAAAGCAAGTGGGAGAAAGAGCTGTGCTTGGACACAGATTTATTATGTTTaatagggtgtgtttgtgttctggtcTAGTTATTGTGTCATGCTTTTTGGAACGGATCTCTGGTGTATGTCATCGAAGCGGGTTGCACATTATTGGGCCCTTATCAGCGGCGTGTTGGAATTCCTGGCACTGTTGTCCAGCAAAATTAGTGTGGGGTCATTATAGGGTCATAGAGGGAGGCCATGCTAAATAAATCACAGCAGCAAACCTCAAGCACAAAACAGCTATGCACTTTTCACAGCTTATTGTGGAGAAACCAGTTaaggtgcagtgcagtgcaacaACTGCATTAAGTGCACATGTGATGACAGTGTAGTTATGCAGCGAGGTAAGAAGAGTTCCCAGGGTGGCCACATGGGGGCAGAGTGAATATGGCAAGCTTTGTAAGACACTGGAGAACATCCAGAAAAAAAGATCTAATCCAATCTCAGATCCAATCTCACTCAATCTAtcattgtctgtgtctgtgtctgtgtctgtgtctgtgtctgtgtctgtgtctgtgtctgtgtctgtgtctgtgtctgtgtctgtctctgtctctgtctctctctctctccctctctgtctctctctaaaatGGTAACTCTgctatttaaaacaaaaactccATGAGAAAGTTGTTGACAGAGAATTGcctgaacacaaacatatacattctGTCACTGGCTGTAGTCTCGGTATAGGCAGTTTAGATAAACAGTCTGAGACCTTTAACACAAATGAGATTTATATTGCTGTTTTTTTACAGGCCCTGCATTTGAACCCAGGCTTAAGTACTTGTTCGTTTccccaaaacacagaaaacattccCTTTGATTCTTTAAACGAGAACTGGCTGTTTTAAAGCCCACTGTCTTTATGGGGCTTTCAGTGCAATCAGTCAGTTTTATGTCAGCAACATCACGACTGCTGCTCTGCGCATTCTCATGATCAACCCTCTATACCACTATCACCTCGTTTCAATAGCCTCCATTCTTGTTTAATCGCACACATTATTTGTTACAATTCTTGCAGAGGACAGGAATTTTTGTAACGTTATCAAGTACACTGGCTGTCATGAAGAGGTCCTTGAGGCTGGTGTAGCATTCATGAGAAGCACAACGTGAATGGTGTGGAGGAGTAGAACCTGTTTTCTTCGAAGGTGGAGGGAGGCACAAGGCAACATGAGCAAAGTCTGATGATAGAATTTTCCCGGGACAAAGCGCACATTGTTCCTGGTGCTTGGCAAAGCTCGGTGGGGTGTACCCAGTCTGATCTCGTGGGACAACATTTAATCGGACAAACTAAGTGACAGTGATGGACACAGTgtgaccaagtgtgtgtgtgtctgttggttttgttgtatgtgtgtgcatatactgcTATACCTCGAGAATAATTGACTCAAAATGTTCTTCAGGTACGGAACATGAGAAGCTTCGGGAGTAAAGAATATGTGTGAAAGGGACATGCCTCACCCATGTTATGACTTTGCCAGTAGAGAGTTGGTTGTGAAAATGACTATGACTCAAGAAGAAAAACATGCACCCTCATTTTTTTCTGAACactaacagtgttttttttctgtggtgagGGAAGATAGTATCATTGGGTGTGTCAGTGATACACCTGTGAAGACACTgtgtgcagacagagacagacacaaccCGAGTTGCTGATTAATCAAAGAATTAAGtgtatgtgtccatatgtgtgtgtgtgtgtgtgtgtgtgtgtgtgtgtgtgtgtgtgtgtgtgtgtgtgtgtgtgtgtgtgtgtgtgtgtgtgtgtgtcctggtaaGATCCTGGTAAGGAGGTGGGGCACACTTACATGCAGAGGATTGTATTGTCTTTTCTGGAAGTATGGCACTAAGTTTTTCAAActtacacgcatacacacacatataacacagacccagagacaaatgtattctcacacacacacacacacacacacacatacacacacacacacacactcacacacacacacatgatgcatCATACataatggaaataaaaaatgtaatggaaatattcaatgtaaatgaaacacacacacacacatagtattcATGAATATGAAGTCcagagacactcaaacacacagagcagagatttGGCCCCTGCAGTGCCTATGACTGTAAATGGAAGGACCAAGCCCAGGAGCAACAAGGTCAAAACCACAGTTATCATATCCTTGAACTTATCCTCAATGGCTGCCAAGTGTTTTGGACAACAGAGATAATAACAAACCTTTCTTGCCCTCTGCTATCAaccttttattttgtattccaTAAACTTTCCTTTCAAgtttggggtggggtgttgcAGACCTTGCAGTAATGCCACGCTTTGATGGTTAAAAGGTTTTGATTGTTTACAAAAAGAAATAATCCAGATTTTGGTGCCTGTCTCTAGGAGCCTCCGTAATAAGgcgtgacagacagagaaggttCCGCAATGCTCAGCACATGCCAGGTTTCAGGGCTGCTTTGTTTTCTTATGCCTTCAGATAAAGGCTCTTCCTCTGACAAGCTGAGGAAGAGCTTGTTGGTGAGCAATCAGGCAGAAGTGAGAACCGTCTCTCTCACGGAATCAGGTTTTGACAGTGGAATGGTGACGGTAATCTTCTTGACTTGTCCCTAAAGCATCTCAATCACTTCAGGCATTTGGACCAGGGTTTGTCCCTTATACGCCCGTCACCTTATGGATGGATGTGAAAGCACTGCTTATTCAaaagattttttctttttcatgagaAATGAAGCTCCAGCACTTTGCTCCCAAGGGACAGCTATCACTGGTGCTTGGGATGCACTTGATGTAGTGTGAGAACCGTCTCGTCTGCTGAGTGGGATTAACTATAACTCAACATTTGGCAATCATTTCCCAAAGAGTCTGATCTGGCCACATGGCCCATTGACCTGCACGTAGCCCATGACTTCACACTCACAGCCCCCACATATGACTTAAAGGAAGGATCCGATTCTAATGATAGCACACAGTCAGAAGAAAGTGACTCTAATTCTATTCATTAAAAATGGAACCATGTGTAAAAACAAAATTCCCCTTTCTTCGGCAGTTACTTCCCGTTCTTCAGCTGTTTCTGTTATTTCCCTGTCTGTTTGTAGTTATGTGCCCATAGTTGAGTGGCGGGGGCAAAGGGGGTCACTAAAACCTCCCTGGAGAGTAGAGCTAAAACATCACCACAGGAATGGATGTGGCACTCTGATCCGAGGCTTATTTTTGCAGGCTGAATTCTTCTGCACCCATTGCCATTTGCTTTGAAGATTTTCCACAACAATGAAACGTGATCGCTCCATCAATGCCACCATCTGCATCTAGCGGAGCATGCAATCACATAGCAGGCTACAGTGATGACAGGATGCTCAATTAAAATACCCCAGCCTGTTCTCAAGATAAAGGAGCTGTGTTTATCTCCCTGGGAACATTTAGAAGAGAACCTACAGTCCAGTACACCCAGCAGTCGGCAGTTCTTTCAGTTTCGCTCGCCATTAAGGAATATTACTGCTTGTTTAACGAATTGACCAATCACACGCCTCTGAGCCAGACCACCACAGCTGCAGAGGAGGCTTGGCCACACTGCTCGCCACAGGAGAGAAATAGATGTTAACCTCCcgacttccttttttttttcttcaagggactttttttctcttttcccatGTGATTGAGAGGATGTGATGCGTATTCGTGGGCTGAGCGATGCAGGGGGTGGTGTCGATCAGAGTTAAGTCTGAAGGTCAACACATATGGAGCTTTCTCTCCAGCTTGtcttggcttggcttggttAGTCAGCATTTATTGTTTCAGAAGTATGTGTAAACATTCGTTGCAGTGCTTAACAAGTATCTTATCTGACTCGGGAGGAAAGTGAATGCTGACACGAGTCTTGGAAACAAGATATAAGTTTGCTGAGGGAAATGTTGGAGGTACTCTCCACAGGAAATAATAGTTGTGGTACAAATATTAAATGTAATCGAAGGAGATAAACTAATCCTGTGTAGGTGGTGCTGACACCCTGTTTTCTTATTGTAACCACATGTGAACAATCAAGCACTCGATGACCCATGAGCAAGTGCACTCCCACTAAAAATGATAAAGTCGAGTCTTTTTTTATCACAGGCTTGTACAGAAAGACAAGACAGTGACCATGAAACGAGACCTCCAGCTGTTCACTGTGAAGTGCTCCCTCGCTCGCGAATATCTCCAAATTGTAACTATCAGATTGAGTAGGCTTCCATTTCCTGTCAATGCCTAACGTGACCCAGAGGTCTTGCGTAAGTCGTTGTGCTCAAGCAGCAGTGGGCGATGTTTGAGATGTTGACTACAGATACATCAGTATCCCAGAAGGCTGTGTTGCTGTGACCATACCACAGACAGGCTCAGACAGGCTCATCAGCTTGGCACTCTCTAATAACAGCAGAGGTCAAGACAAAAAGACTCTTTCAAGAAGACTCTTTCAGGATGTTCCTTTTCAGGATTTCCAACAGATCCTCTTCGGAGGACTAAAGAATCTGATCCAGTTGAGCATTGTCATGTTAAAATCACTATGCTTGTAATCTGTTGTGAAACAGAATTTCTCCACTACCATGAAGAAAATGGCATCTTCTGACTTTACCCATTTATGTTGATTCTTCTGTTCAGTTATAGCTTATAATATAGACTGAACATCAGGTCTCGAACTATGCGGTCCAGGGAATGAGgattttgttgtgtttgaataGTACTTTTGCCCATTCATTTCTGGATAGAGATATGTCTATTAATAGTTATTACATTTATAGACACTTGGACAGAATTGCTTGATTGCTCAAGCACTGACCCTTCACCCCAATCCACACATTAGGCTATGAGGACATGTTGAATTAAACAAAGCAAAATGAAGCTACATCTGCTGCAACTTGTATTTTGTGGAAGCCTCATtgtcaaatgaaaacacatggTGTGTACATGGAAACTAaacattatttgtattttaatgtgTACTTTACAGAGCAGTAATCATTGTGATTTGGGTACAATTTGGATTAACTAAATTGTCTTTCCTGAGATACTTGTCATATTTCTGTGAGACCATTTCTGAGGTTCTTAAAGATCAGAGATGAGAGTTTCCACTACATGCTTCAGCAAATCCACCAAACTGTCAGTCTTCAAAGGACATAACAGCTTtggaagaaaataaacaagcagAACTTGCAGTCTTttctgtgtgagagcttttcctCTCCATTGGATCTTTCACAAACCTGCTACCATTTGAAATGTCATTACTTTTCAAAGGCTGTTCTGTACTTTTCCTATGACCACATGTCCTTCCATTGAAAAGGGAGACATGACACCACGTGATTTCCTCTTAGCTGTTTGTCATAATGACtaaaagcaacattatgtaacaactataccttaaaataa
It contains:
- the alg14 gene encoding UDP-N-acetylglucosamine transferase subunit ALG14 homolog, with product MELQTLLLGVLSGCSLIILCFLVRLFVVLREGPECKPGAKGPVCILVVAGSGGHTTEILRLVGSLSQSYRPRHYAIADTDQMSEDKIRTFESSHGDALKEHQYTIHRIPRSREVRQSWSSSVVSTLYALLYSVPLVFRLRPDVVLCNGPGTCVPLCAAGLLLGMLGLKRVVLVYVESICRVENLSLSGKILYHLADYFFVQWTSLKDKYPKAIYMGRIV